In Bacillus sp. NP247, one DNA window encodes the following:
- a CDS encoding HXXEE domain-containing protein → MIEMISFIRKHWCDVGLVVAIVVVVCLVANLGEMSEIKVLLALSFVAILVHQFEEYRWPGYFAGLFNVVIFKSDIPDRYPLNTQSAMVINILIAYVFYLLPVFFQNIIWLGMAPILMGFFQFIWHGIFANIKAKTIYNPGLGAVVLLHVPIGYAYMRYVLLHNLATNLDWILGLIYFLVATYFLIIKGNMLMKSKETNHYFSKKQLGPYNDA, encoded by the coding sequence GTGATAGAGATGATTAGTTTTATTAGAAAGCATTGGTGTGATGTAGGGTTAGTTGTGGCTATTGTTGTCGTTGTTTGTTTAGTCGCGAATTTGGGAGAAATGAGTGAAATAAAAGTACTGTTAGCGTTAAGTTTTGTAGCCATTTTAGTGCATCAATTTGAAGAGTATCGTTGGCCAGGTTATTTCGCTGGTCTGTTTAATGTAGTTATATTTAAAAGTGATATACCAGATCGCTATCCATTAAATACGCAATCTGCTATGGTAATAAATATTTTGATTGCGTATGTTTTTTATTTACTTCCGGTTTTCTTTCAAAATATAATATGGCTTGGGATGGCACCTATTTTAATGGGGTTTTTTCAATTCATATGGCATGGTATTTTTGCGAATATAAAAGCTAAAACAATATACAATCCGGGATTAGGTGCGGTTGTATTACTACATGTTCCGATTGGTTATGCATATATGAGATATGTTCTTTTACACAATCTAGCTACAAATTTGGATTGGATATTAGGGCTGATCTATTTTCTAGTAGCTACCTATTTTTTAATTATAAAAGGAAATATGTTAATGAAAAGTAAGGAGACAAATCATTATTTTTCTAAAAAGCAATTAGGTCCGTACAATGATGCATGA